The proteins below are encoded in one region of Casimicrobium huifangae:
- a CDS encoding type II toxin-antitoxin system VapC family toxin: MIAVDSSVLIDMLFDGPDAEQSTQTLSDAAQIGRLALSDVAMAEICSRGDSEQTRKTLASLGFLFVPTNETAAIRAGEMSKRYRKNGGTRSRIIADFLIGAHALMQCEGLITYDGGFHRDYFKGLRVIIPGDPDALPAVH; the protein is encoded by the coding sequence ATGATCGCGGTGGATTCCAGCGTGCTGATCGACATGCTTTTCGACGGCCCCGATGCCGAACAAAGCACGCAGACGCTCAGCGATGCCGCCCAGATTGGTCGCCTCGCGCTGTCCGATGTGGCGATGGCGGAGATCTGTTCTCGTGGTGACAGCGAGCAGACACGCAAGACGCTGGCGAGCCTCGGGTTCCTGTTCGTCCCCACCAACGAAACTGCCGCCATCCGCGCTGGCGAAATGTCGAAGCGCTACCGCAAGAACGGCGGCACCCGTTCCCGCATCATCGCCGACTTCCTGATTGGCGCCCACGCGCTGATGCAGTGCGAAGGGCTGATCACTTACGACGGTGGCTTCCACCGTGATTACTTCAAGGGGTTGCGCGTCATCATCCCCGGTGACCCCGACGCGCTGCCCGCTGTTCATTGA
- a CDS encoding DNA/RNA non-specific endonuclease yields the protein MMKVATEQHIDKLITESADERKRVRRLVASGRWRDAEPDADRSRAFAARGVKRSVVPAAGAEAIVGSTIDYQPVSFLSEGATVRRAVAYVEINTPVSHASGSGFLMGEDLFITNQHVIADAAAAHSAVLIFDREMDERGQPRATTTFRLDPDAFALFSPEDDLDYAVIAVGSRIAGSATLDEMGWCALSDTPDRHVIGMPVNIIQHPNGWPKTVALRNNTLTYRTDRALLYETDTEPGSSGSPVFSDGWDVVALHHYGSPFLSAADTPDAARTVVNEGVRISAIVRDLKARSSALPAAQAQRLMAALALADSQAAAAGGHQLGPPRPGRGESPPTENLPLPTAPHAANSASVRASTPSANPQGASAMNATNPDGSVTVTVPLEITVRLASGAVPSAAASVGAALAAAGAGPVRTLTRASEAVKVDADYDNRRGYDEAFIPGNVVALPVMAASLRREIAPLRGNEAGASSGLLRYEHFSLVLHKTRRMAIFTATNIDGATYLSVDRQSGQVGDSEGEKWFKDTRVSDAYTLNQDFYSGWSDYFDRGHLTRRTDPTWGTAAEAERANADTFHFANCSPQHFRFNQTAKFWQGAERFVLENGLLASESGKRICVIQGPIFNDTIDLWADDVQIPSSFFKVVVWRGAAGLKAVGMIVDQLALMSETRKALKPPAQLAGVDVSQWRVAIPVIEQRTGLDFGDAVRGADTIASSTQPNVGAERAVLMRDMADLLR from the coding sequence ATGATGAAAGTTGCCACCGAGCAGCACATCGACAAACTAATCACCGAGTCCGCCGACGAGCGCAAACGTGTGCGCCGGCTGGTGGCGTCGGGGCGCTGGCGTGACGCCGAGCCCGACGCCGATCGCAGCCGCGCCTTTGCCGCGCGCGGCGTCAAGCGCAGCGTGGTACCGGCAGCCGGCGCCGAGGCGATTGTCGGCAGCACCATCGACTACCAGCCGGTGAGCTTTTTGAGTGAGGGCGCCACGGTGCGCCGCGCAGTGGCCTACGTCGAGATCAACACACCGGTGTCGCATGCCTCCGGGTCCGGTTTCCTGATGGGCGAGGACCTGTTCATCACCAATCAGCACGTCATTGCCGATGCCGCTGCCGCGCATTCGGCGGTGCTGATCTTCGACCGCGAGATGGACGAACGCGGCCAGCCGCGCGCCACCACGACGTTCCGACTCGATCCCGACGCCTTTGCACTGTTCTCGCCGGAGGATGACCTCGACTATGCGGTGATCGCCGTGGGTAGCCGGATCGCTGGCAGTGCGACGCTGGACGAAATGGGCTGGTGCGCGCTGTCCGACACGCCAGACCGTCACGTTATCGGCATGCCCGTCAATATCATCCAGCACCCGAATGGCTGGCCCAAGACCGTTGCCCTGCGCAACAACACGCTCACCTATCGTACCGACCGCGCGCTGCTCTATGAAACCGACACCGAGCCCGGGTCCTCCGGCTCGCCGGTGTTCAGTGATGGCTGGGACGTGGTGGCTTTGCATCACTATGGTTCGCCGTTCCTGAGCGCTGCCGACACGCCGGATGCGGCTCGCACGGTGGTCAACGAAGGCGTTCGCATCAGCGCCATCGTGCGTGATCTGAAAGCGCGGTCCAGCGCTCTGCCGGCTGCACAAGCGCAGCGACTGATGGCCGCGCTCGCGCTTGCTGACAGTCAGGCTGCAGCGGCGGGCGGCCACCAGCTCGGGCCACCACGACCGGGCCGTGGGGAGTCGCCCCCGACCGAGAACTTGCCGTTGCCAACGGCGCCGCATGCCGCGAATTCCGCGTCTGTTCGCGCTTCCACGCCATCCGCCAACCCTCAAGGAGCATCCGCCATGAATGCCACCAATCCAGACGGCAGTGTGACCGTCACCGTTCCGCTGGAAATCACCGTGCGTCTGGCGTCCGGCGCCGTACCGTCGGCAGCCGCATCTGTCGGTGCTGCGCTTGCTGCCGCAGGTGCCGGGCCGGTGCGGACGCTTACCCGCGCCAGCGAGGCGGTCAAGGTGGATGCCGACTACGACAATCGTCGCGGCTATGACGAAGCCTTCATCCCCGGCAACGTCGTTGCCTTGCCGGTAATGGCAGCCAGCCTGCGCCGCGAAATTGCACCGTTGCGCGGCAACGAGGCCGGCGCTTCCAGCGGGCTGCTGCGCTACGAGCACTTCTCGCTGGTGCTGCACAAGACGCGACGGATGGCCATCTTCACCGCGACGAATATCGATGGCGCCACCTATCTGAGCGTTGATCGGCAGAGCGGGCAGGTGGGCGATTCCGAGGGTGAAAAGTGGTTCAAGGACACCCGTGTCAGCGATGCCTACACCCTGAATCAGGACTTCTATTCGGGATGGTCGGACTACTTCGACCGCGGTCACTTGACGCGACGGACCGACCCGACGTGGGGCACTGCCGCTGAAGCGGAGCGCGCCAACGCCGACACCTTCCACTTCGCCAATTGCTCGCCGCAGCACTTCCGCTTCAACCAGACGGCCAAGTTCTGGCAGGGCGCCGAGCGCTTCGTGCTGGAGAACGGCTTGCTCGCCAGCGAATCCGGCAAGCGCATTTGCGTGATCCAGGGGCCGATCTTCAACGACACCATCGACCTCTGGGCGGACGATGTGCAGATTCCATCGTCGTTCTTCAAGGTCGTTGTCTGGCGCGGCGCGGCCGGCCTGAAAGCAGTAGGAATGATCGTCGACCAGCTGGCCTTGATGTCGGAGACGCGCAAGGCGCTCAAGCCGCCAGCGCAGCTTGCCGGCGTAGACGTATCGCAATGGCGGGTGGCCATTCCGGTGATCGAACAGCGCACCGGGCTCGACTTTGGCGACGCCGTACGCGGCGCTGACACCATCGCCAGCAGCACGCAGCCAAACGTCGGCGCGGAGCGTGCCGTGCTGATGCGGGATATGGCGGATTTGTTGCGTTGA
- a CDS encoding M15 family metallopeptidase — MSSSEVLLAEAVPAIPCEQIAGHDDFRHLTTISGIAIDLRYATANNFAGRDLYTPLDCAWLHRDAAEALASASSWLAAQRTGSRLLVLDALRPQRVQEALWAALQGTPLLGYLAPPERGSIHSFGMAVDVTLIDDDGAEFDMGTGFDDLSELSHPALEERFLAAGQLDEQQIANRALLRAAMTHAGFRGISHEWWHFDCGDRVHVRREYARVL; from the coding sequence ATGAGCTCTTCTGAAGTCCTGCTTGCCGAGGCCGTACCGGCCATCCCGTGTGAACAAATCGCCGGCCACGACGATTTCCGCCACCTGACGACGATCTCCGGCATCGCGATTGACCTTCGCTACGCCACCGCGAATAACTTCGCTGGCCGCGATCTCTACACGCCGCTCGACTGCGCGTGGCTGCACCGTGACGCCGCCGAAGCGCTCGCCAGCGCGTCCAGCTGGCTGGCCGCGCAACGCACCGGCTCACGCCTGCTCGTGCTCGACGCCCTGCGCCCGCAACGCGTGCAGGAGGCGCTCTGGGCAGCATTGCAGGGCACGCCGCTGCTTGGCTATCTGGCGCCGCCGGAACGCGGATCGATCCATTCGTTTGGCATGGCGGTCGACGTCACGCTGATCGATGACGATGGTGCAGAGTTCGACATGGGCACCGGATTCGACGACCTGAGTGAACTGTCACACCCGGCGCTCGAGGAGAGGTTTCTGGCTGCCGGCCAACTCGACGAGCAGCAGATCGCCAATCGCGCCCTGCTCCGCGCAGCAATGACGCACGCTGGCTTTCGCGGCATCAGCCATGAGTGGTGGCACTTCGACTGTGGCGACCGCGTGCACGTACGGCGCGAATACGCGCGAGTGCTATGA
- a CDS encoding GNAT family N-acetyltransferase, producing MASTPPIFRPLVPADQAKLWHWLHIALWDPPPAGLRPIELLQAPGVRIYAEDWGRAGDVGVVAQVDSADAGACWMRCCPPSIGFAFVDEATPQLGIALEPEWQHRGYGRPLMLAALAAARAAGYRQVSLTVHLQNPAQYMYESCGFRKVELRSGYHLMVAALPPSTP from the coding sequence ATGGCCAGCACTCCGCCCATTTTCCGTCCGCTGGTGCCCGCCGATCAGGCCAAACTCTGGCACTGGCTGCACATCGCGCTCTGGGATCCGCCACCAGCGGGGCTGCGCCCGATTGAACTGTTGCAGGCGCCTGGCGTGCGCATCTATGCCGAGGATTGGGGGCGTGCCGGTGACGTCGGCGTCGTGGCGCAGGTGGACAGCGCAGACGCGGGTGCCTGCTGGATGCGCTGTTGTCCACCCAGCATCGGATTCGCGTTTGTAGATGAAGCGACGCCACAATTGGGCATCGCACTCGAGCCTGAATGGCAGCACCGCGGTTACGGTCGTCCGCTGATGCTGGCGGCGTTGGCTGCGGCACGCGCAGCTGGATACCGGCAGGTGTCACTCACCGTGCATCTGCAGAACCCGGCGCAGTACATGTACGAATCCTGCGGGTTCCGCAAGGTGGAACTTCGCAGCGGCTACCACCTGATGGTGGCCGCGTTGCCACCATCAACGCCCTGA
- a CDS encoding questin oxidase family protein: MDYLLATSQGLARQLDGCMAHDAEYNHGLSDHLPMLLHSMHALGATESRLQEYASSYATRLEPRRVIPMDTGDWLALRGQLDAYHALSAMFVQRIAVAGRDSVLRDALPRLMPGVGAGAFHGLIRCGHALAARHDGELANGLAYWAAAWLPLMPSADADEVRRPLPSPSLDLASWTRCAHDLRTALDTEQPRITLRMKAWSAAPQFPVLAFALRTNDDTLRDIARLAATVYAQTGNFTVMHMVTSAHALLALGPWFDDVKLATRWFGVALLAALRAARLTRQQIDTSLVTMNDADAISALPVLPWNELAAAAIASGDDHAAKIVYSSRALFEMFGDAAFHAAATQGMLTQTRPD, encoded by the coding sequence ATGGACTACCTCCTCGCAACCAGCCAGGGCCTCGCGCGGCAACTCGATGGCTGCATGGCGCACGACGCCGAATACAACCACGGGCTCAGCGATCACTTGCCCATGCTGCTGCATTCAATGCATGCGCTGGGTGCCACTGAAAGTCGGCTGCAGGAATACGCAAGCAGCTACGCCACCCGGCTCGAACCCCGACGCGTCATTCCGATGGATACGGGTGATTGGCTGGCACTTCGCGGTCAGCTTGATGCATACCATGCGCTGTCAGCGATGTTCGTGCAGCGAATCGCAGTCGCCGGGCGCGACAGTGTATTGCGGGACGCTCTGCCACGCCTGATGCCTGGCGTTGGCGCCGGTGCCTTTCATGGCCTGATTCGTTGCGGACATGCGCTGGCGGCGCGGCACGACGGCGAACTTGCCAACGGCCTGGCCTACTGGGCCGCAGCCTGGTTGCCGCTGATGCCCAGCGCTGACGCAGACGAGGTACGGCGGCCTTTGCCATCGCCTTCACTCGACCTTGCCAGCTGGACAAGGTGTGCACATGATCTGCGTACCGCGCTGGACACCGAGCAACCGCGAATCACCTTGCGCATGAAGGCGTGGTCAGCGGCGCCGCAGTTCCCGGTACTGGCATTCGCACTACGCACCAACGACGATACTCTCCGGGACATTGCCCGCTTGGCGGCAACGGTGTACGCCCAAACCGGCAACTTCACGGTGATGCACATGGTGACATCGGCACACGCATTGTTGGCGCTAGGGCCGTGGTTCGACGACGTGAAGCTCGCCACGCGCTGGTTTGGTGTCGCGTTACTGGCAGCGCTGCGTGCCGCCCGGCTTACGCGGCAGCAAATTGATACCAGCCTCGTCACCATGAATGACGCTGACGCCATCAGCGCCCTGCCGGTGCTGCCATGGAACGAGCTCGCCGCGGCAGCAATCGCCAGCGGTGACGATCACGCAGCGAAGATCGTCTACTCGAGTCGGGCGCTGTTCGAGATGTTCGGTGATGCCGCTTTCCACGCCGCAGCAACGCAGGGGATGCTGACGCAGACGCGCCCGGATTGA
- the acnB gene encoding bifunctional aconitate hydratase 2/2-methylisocitrate dehydratase codes for MLVDYRKHVAERAAVGVPPLPLTAKQVAELIELIKNPPAGEGDFLVDLISNRVPAGVDNAAKVKASYLAAVAHGTEKTPLLSREKATELLGTMLGGYNISPLVDLLDDAAVGAIAANGLKKTLLMFDQFHDVKEKADKGNANAKAVLQSWADAEWFTSRPEVPKSIKITVLKVTGETNTDDLSPAPDAWSRPDIPLHAMAMLKNARPGITPEEDGKRGPIKFIQDLRAKGNLVAYVGDVVGTGSSRKSATNSVLWFTGEDIPFIPNKRFGGVCLGGKIAPIFYNTMEDAGALPVEIDVSQMNMGDTVELAIDHATGKVTASKDGKTIAESELKSLVLLDEVRAGGRIPLIVGRGLTSKAREALGLPASTLFRLPQAPVDSGKGFSLAQKMVGRACGLPEGKGVRPGTYCEPKMTSVGSQDTTGPMTRDELKDLACLGFSSDLVMQSFCHTAAYPKPVDVKMHHELPQFISTRGGIALRPGDGIIHSWLNRMLLPDTVGTGGDSHTRFPIGISFPAGSGLVAFAAATGVMPLDMPESVLVRFKGKMQPGVTLRDLVHAIPLYAIKAGHLTVAKQGKKNIFSGRILEIEGLPDLKIEQAFELADASAERSAAGCTVALNEAPIVEYLKSNIVLLKAMIADGYQDARSIARRVKAMEDWLANPKLLKGDADAEYAAVIEINLDEITEPIVCCPNDPDDAKTLSDVAGAKIDEVFIGSCMTNIGHFRAAAKLLEGKRDLPTKLWVAPPTKMDANQLTEEGHYNTFGTAGARMEMPGCSLCMGNQAQIKEGATAMSTSTRNFPNRLGKNTNVYLGSAELAAVCSKLGRIPTKAEYLADAAAINADGSKIYRYMNFNEMPDFVERAESVAA; via the coding sequence ATGCTAGTTGACTACCGCAAACACGTTGCCGAACGCGCTGCCGTCGGCGTGCCGCCGCTGCCGCTGACCGCCAAGCAGGTCGCCGAGCTGATCGAGCTGATCAAGAACCCGCCGGCTGGCGAAGGTGACTTCCTCGTTGACCTGATCAGCAATCGCGTGCCGGCGGGTGTAGACAACGCCGCCAAGGTCAAGGCCAGCTACCTCGCTGCCGTTGCCCACGGCACCGAGAAAACGCCGCTGCTCTCGCGCGAAAAAGCGACTGAACTGCTCGGCACCATGCTCGGCGGCTACAACATTTCGCCGCTGGTAGACCTGCTCGACGACGCCGCGGTGGGCGCGATTGCTGCCAATGGCCTGAAGAAAACGCTGCTGATGTTCGACCAGTTCCATGACGTCAAGGAAAAGGCCGACAAGGGCAATGCCAACGCCAAGGCAGTCCTGCAAAGCTGGGCCGACGCCGAGTGGTTCACCAGCCGCCCGGAAGTGCCGAAGTCGATCAAGATCACCGTGCTCAAAGTCACCGGCGAAACCAACACCGACGACCTGTCGCCGGCGCCGGACGCATGGAGCCGCCCGGACATCCCGCTGCACGCAATGGCGATGCTCAAGAATGCCCGCCCCGGCATCACCCCCGAAGAAGACGGCAAGCGCGGCCCAATCAAGTTCATCCAGGACCTGCGCGCCAAGGGCAACCTCGTTGCCTACGTCGGTGACGTCGTGGGCACCGGCTCCTCACGCAAGTCGGCGACCAACAGCGTGCTCTGGTTCACCGGCGAAGATATTCCGTTCATCCCGAACAAGCGCTTCGGCGGCGTGTGCCTCGGCGGCAAGATCGCACCAATCTTCTACAACACGATGGAAGATGCCGGCGCGTTGCCGGTCGAGATCGATGTCTCGCAGATGAACATGGGCGACACGGTGGAGCTCGCCATTGATCACGCTACCGGCAAAGTCACCGCCAGCAAGGACGGCAAAACCATCGCCGAAAGCGAGCTGAAGAGCCTGGTGCTGCTCGATGAAGTCCGCGCTGGCGGCCGCATTCCTCTGATCGTTGGTCGCGGTCTCACCAGCAAGGCGCGCGAAGCGCTTGGTCTGCCCGCATCCACCCTGTTCCGCCTGCCGCAGGCACCCGTCGACAGCGGCAAGGGCTTCTCGCTGGCACAGAAGATGGTTGGTCGCGCCTGCGGCCTGCCGGAAGGCAAGGGCGTGCGTCCGGGCACCTACTGCGAACCGAAGATGACCTCGGTCGGCTCGCAGGACACCACCGGCCCGATGACACGCGACGAGCTGAAAGACCTCGCCTGCCTCGGCTTCTCCTCGGATCTGGTGATGCAGTCGTTCTGCCACACGGCGGCTTACCCGAAGCCGGTGGACGTGAAAATGCATCACGAGCTGCCGCAATTCATCTCGACGCGCGGCGGCATCGCGCTGCGCCCGGGCGACGGCATCATCCACTCGTGGCTGAACCGCATGCTGCTGCCCGATACGGTCGGCACCGGCGGCGATAGCCATACCCGCTTCCCGATCGGCATTTCGTTCCCGGCGGGCTCCGGCCTTGTCGCCTTCGCGGCGGCGACCGGCGTGATGCCGCTCGACATGCCGGAATCGGTGCTGGTTCGCTTCAAGGGCAAGATGCAGCCCGGCGTCACGCTGCGTGACCTCGTGCACGCCATCCCGTTGTACGCCATCAAGGCAGGCCATTTGACCGTTGCCAAGCAGGGCAAGAAGAACATCTTCTCCGGCCGCATCCTCGAAATCGAAGGGCTGCCCGATCTCAAGATCGAGCAGGCATTCGAGCTGGCTGATGCCTCTGCAGAACGTTCCGCTGCGGGCTGCACGGTTGCCCTCAATGAGGCACCTATCGTTGAGTACCTGAAGTCGAACATCGTGCTGCTCAAGGCGATGATCGCCGACGGCTACCAGGACGCACGCTCAATCGCCCGTCGCGTCAAGGCGATGGAAGACTGGCTTGCCAACCCGAAATTGCTCAAGGGCGACGCCGACGCCGAGTACGCGGCGGTTATTGAGATCAACCTCGACGAGATCACCGAACCGATCGTCTGCTGCCCGAACGATCCGGATGACGCCAAGACGCTCTCCGACGTGGCTGGCGCCAAGATCGATGAAGTGTTCATTGGCTCCTGCATGACCAACATTGGCCACTTCCGCGCCGCTGCCAAACTGCTCGAAGGCAAGCGCGATCTGCCGACCAAACTGTGGGTGGCACCGCCGACCAAGATGGACGCCAACCAGTTGACGGAAGAAGGTCACTACAACACCTTCGGCACCGCCGGCGCCCGCATGGAAATGCCCGGCTGCTCACTGTGCATGGGTAACCAGGCACAGATCAAGGAAGGCGCCACCGCGATGTCCACCAGCACGCGCAACTTCCCGAACCGCCTCGGCAAAAACACCAACGTCTACCTCGGCAGCGCCGAACTGGCGGCAGTATGTTCCAAGCTAGGTCGCATCCCGACCAAGGCGGAATACCTCGCCGACGCCGCCGCGATCAACGCTGACGGCAGCAAGATCTACCGCTACATGAACTTCAACGAAATGCCGGATTTCGTTGAGCGGGCGGAATCGGTCGCCGCGTAA
- the prpF gene encoding 2-methylaconitate cis-trans isomerase PrpF, which translates to MSTHPAQIKIPATYMRGGTSKGVFFKLTDLPAAAQQPGAVRDAILLRVIGSPDPYGKQIDGMGGATSSTSKSVILAKSSKPDHDVDYLFGQVSIDKPFVDWSGNCGNLSAAVGPFAISNGLVGTARVPQNGIATIRIWQVNIQKTIIAHVPITNGAVQETGDFELDGVTFPAAEVQLEFLDPADEGEGDGGGAMFPTGNLVDDLVVPGVGTFKATMINAGIPTVFVNAKDIGYTGTELQDAINGDAKALAMFETIRAHGAMRMGLIKSLDEAATRQHTPKVAFVAPPTSYTASSGKSVQATDIDLCVRALSMGKLHHAMMGTAAVAIGTAAAIPGTLVNLAAGGGTRPAVRFGHPSGTLRVGAEATQENGEWVVKKAVMSRSARVLMEGNVRIPPVSGL; encoded by the coding sequence ATGTCTACCCACCCCGCCCAAATCAAAATCCCTGCCACCTACATGCGTGGTGGCACGTCGAAAGGCGTGTTCTTCAAGCTGACCGATCTGCCTGCCGCTGCGCAGCAGCCGGGTGCCGTGCGTGACGCCATTCTGCTGCGTGTGATCGGCTCGCCTGACCCGTACGGCAAGCAGATCGACGGCATGGGCGGCGCCACCTCGAGCACGTCGAAGAGCGTGATCCTCGCCAAGAGCAGCAAGCCGGATCACGACGTCGATTACCTGTTCGGACAGGTTTCCATCGACAAGCCGTTCGTCGACTGGTCGGGCAACTGCGGCAATCTGTCGGCGGCGGTCGGGCCGTTTGCGATCAGCAATGGTCTTGTGGGCACCGCACGCGTGCCGCAGAACGGGATCGCCACCATCCGCATCTGGCAGGTCAACATCCAGAAAACCATCATCGCCCATGTGCCGATCACCAACGGCGCGGTGCAGGAGACCGGTGACTTTGAACTCGACGGCGTGACCTTCCCCGCTGCCGAAGTGCAACTCGAATTCCTCGACCCGGCTGACGAGGGTGAAGGCGACGGCGGTGGCGCGATGTTCCCCACCGGTAATCTGGTCGATGACCTCGTGGTGCCCGGCGTCGGCACGTTCAAGGCGACGATGATCAACGCCGGCATCCCCACCGTGTTCGTCAACGCCAAAGACATCGGCTACACCGGCACCGAGCTGCAGGACGCCATCAACGGCGACGCGAAAGCGCTCGCAATGTTCGAGACGATACGCGCGCACGGCGCGATGCGCATGGGTCTGATCAAGTCGCTCGACGAAGCAGCTACCCGCCAGCACACGCCGAAGGTCGCCTTCGTCGCACCGCCCACCAGCTACACCGCGTCCAGCGGCAAATCGGTGCAGGCGACCGATATTGACCTCTGCGTGCGCGCACTCTCGATGGGCAAGCTGCACCACGCCATGATGGGCACCGCAGCAGTTGCCATCGGCACCGCAGCGGCCATCCCCGGCACCCTGGTCAATCTGGCGGCCGGCGGCGGTACGCGCCCGGCGGTACGCTTCGGACACCCTTCTGGCACGCTTCGTGTGGGTGCGGAAGCGACTCAGGAGAACGGCGAATGGGTGGTGAAAAAGGCGGTGATGAGCCGCAGCGCACGAGTGCTGATGGAAGGCAATGTACGGATTCCTCCAGTCTCGGGTTTGTAG
- the soxR gene encoding redox-sensitive transcriptional activator SoxR, protein MEKPWITIGDVATRAGVAASTLRFYETEGLISGRRSAGGHRQYARDTLRRIAFIRAAQAVGLALPDIRAALATLPDGRTPTKADWSRLARDWGPRLDAQIAALQRLRLKLDSCIGCGCLSMKACALYNPKDAAAARGAGARYLLGDSWSSVVTDSQQAGQAATPAQRK, encoded by the coding sequence ATGGAAAAGCCCTGGATCACCATAGGTGACGTTGCCACACGGGCCGGCGTCGCGGCCAGTACGTTGCGCTTTTACGAAACCGAGGGCCTCATCAGCGGGCGCCGCAGCGCTGGCGGGCATCGCCAGTACGCGCGGGACACGCTGCGCAGGATCGCCTTCATCCGGGCCGCGCAAGCGGTGGGGTTGGCATTGCCGGACATCAGGGCAGCGCTGGCAACGCTGCCCGATGGCCGCACGCCAACCAAAGCCGACTGGTCGCGCCTCGCCAGGGATTGGGGGCCACGGCTTGATGCCCAGATCGCCGCACTGCAACGGTTGCGTCTCAAACTGGACAGTTGCATCGGCTGCGGTTGCCTGTCGATGAAAGCCTGTGCGCTATACAACCCGAAGGACGCGGCAGCGGCGCGGGGGGCGGGAGCGCGGTATCTTCTCGGCGATTCATGGTCGTCTGTTGTCACTGACAGCCAGCAAGCTGGTCAAGCCGCTACACCAGCGCAACGCAAATGA